In the genome of Neofelis nebulosa isolate mNeoNeb1 chromosome 8, mNeoNeb1.pri, whole genome shotgun sequence, one region contains:
- the LOC131519990 gene encoding mucin-2-like isoform X2, whose translation MLRKALIVTAWFTLAVAYPVILPDLTTDLELINALGFTTELESPAILESSTYPESTVTPESPTDLESSTTTEFTATLELTTDPESPTDLELSTTTESTAALKLTTDPEFSTDLEFSTDLESSTDLEFSTDLESTATPESTTDLVSIGVESTTDVHLENTPTFELSTEVESNTDSSEEATAEATENVTATYSEEPMTRGPEEPSTSVGSNEK comes from the exons ATGCTGAGGAAGGCCCTGATAGTCACAGCCTGGTTTACCTTGGCTGTGGCTTACCCTGTAATACTCCCGG ACTTGACCACTGACCTTGAGTTGATTAATGCCCTTGGATTTACCACTGAACTAGAGTCCCCCGCCATCCTGGAGTCATCTACTTACCCAGAGTCCACTGTCACCCCAGAGTCCCCCACCGACCTGGAGTCATCCACCACCACAGAATTCACTGCCACCTTGGAGTTGACCACTGACCCAGAGTCCCCCACCGACCTGGAGTTGTCCACCACCACGGAGTCCACTGCTGCCCTGAAGTTGACCACTGACCCAGAGTTCTCCACCGATCTGGAATTTTCCACTGACCTGGAGTCCTCCACCGACCTGGAGTTTTCCACTGACCTGGAGTCCACGGCCACCCCAGAGTCAACCACTGACCTAGTCTCCATTGGTGTAGAATCGACCACGGATGTGCATCTTGAGAACACACCAACCTTTG AATTATCTACTGAAGTGGAATCAAACACTGATAGCTCTGAGGAAGCAACTGCTGAGGCTACAG aaaatgtCACTGCCACTTACTCAGAAGAGCCCATGACTAGAGGACCAG AAGAGCCCAGCACCTCCGTGGGAAGCAATGA aaaatga
- the LOC131519990 gene encoding mucin-2-like isoform X1 gives MLRKALIVTAWFTLAVAYPVILPDLTTDLELINALGFTTELESPAILESSTYPESTVTPESPTDLESSTTTEFTATLELTTDPESPTDLELSTTTESTAALKLTTDPEFSTDLEFSTDLESSTDLEFSTDLESTATPESTTDLVSIGVESTTDVHLENTPTFELSTEVESNTDSSEEATAEATENVTATYSEEPMTRGPEEPSTSVGSNEYV, from the exons ATGCTGAGGAAGGCCCTGATAGTCACAGCCTGGTTTACCTTGGCTGTGGCTTACCCTGTAATACTCCCGG ACTTGACCACTGACCTTGAGTTGATTAATGCCCTTGGATTTACCACTGAACTAGAGTCCCCCGCCATCCTGGAGTCATCTACTTACCCAGAGTCCACTGTCACCCCAGAGTCCCCCACCGACCTGGAGTCATCCACCACCACAGAATTCACTGCCACCTTGGAGTTGACCACTGACCCAGAGTCCCCCACCGACCTGGAGTTGTCCACCACCACGGAGTCCACTGCTGCCCTGAAGTTGACCACTGACCCAGAGTTCTCCACCGATCTGGAATTTTCCACTGACCTGGAGTCCTCCACCGACCTGGAGTTTTCCACTGACCTGGAGTCCACGGCCACCCCAGAGTCAACCACTGACCTAGTCTCCATTGGTGTAGAATCGACCACGGATGTGCATCTTGAGAACACACCAACCTTTG AATTATCTACTGAAGTGGAATCAAACACTGATAGCTCTGAGGAAGCAACTGCTGAGGCTACAG aaaatgtCACTGCCACTTACTCAGAAGAGCCCATGACTAGAGGACCAG AAGAGCCCAGCACCTCCGTGGGAAGCAATGAGTATGTCTAA
- the LOC131519990 gene encoding mucin-2-like isoform X4 — MLRKALIVTAWFTLAVAYPVILPESPTDLESSTTTEFTATLELTTDPESPTDLELSTTTESTAALKLTTDPEFSTDLEFSTDLESSTDLEFSTDLESTATPESTTDLVSIGVESTTDVHLENTPTFELSTEVESNTDSSEEATAEATENVTATYSEEPMTRGPEEPSTSVGSNEYV; from the exons ATGCTGAGGAAGGCCCTGATAGTCACAGCCTGGTTTACCTTGGCTGTGGCTTACCCTGTAATACTCCCGG AGTCCCCCACCGACCTGGAGTCATCCACCACCACAGAATTCACTGCCACCTTGGAGTTGACCACTGACCCAGAGTCCCCCACCGACCTGGAGTTGTCCACCACCACGGAGTCCACTGCTGCCCTGAAGTTGACCACTGACCCAGAGTTCTCCACCGATCTGGAATTTTCCACTGACCTGGAGTCCTCCACCGACCTGGAGTTTTCCACTGACCTGGAGTCCACGGCCACCCCAGAGTCAACCACTGACCTAGTCTCCATTGGTGTAGAATCGACCACGGATGTGCATCTTGAGAACACACCAACCTTTG AATTATCTACTGAAGTGGAATCAAACACTGATAGCTCTGAGGAAGCAACTGCTGAGGCTACAG aaaatgtCACTGCCACTTACTCAGAAGAGCCCATGACTAGAGGACCAG AAGAGCCCAGCACCTCCGTGGGAAGCAATGAGTATGTCTAA
- the LOC131519990 gene encoding mucin-2-like isoform X3: MLRKALIVTAWFTLAVAYPVILPESPAILESSTYPESTVTPESPTDLESSTTTEFTATLELTTDPESPTDLELSTTTESTAALKLTTDPEFSTDLEFSTDLESSTDLEFSTDLESTATPESTTDLVSIGVESTTDVHLENTPTFELSTEVESNTDSSEEATAEATENVTATYSEEPMTRGPEEPSTSVGSNEYV, from the exons ATGCTGAGGAAGGCCCTGATAGTCACAGCCTGGTTTACCTTGGCTGTGGCTTACCCTGTAATACTCCCGG AGTCCCCCGCCATCCTGGAGTCATCTACTTACCCAGAGTCCACTGTCACCCCAGAGTCCCCCACCGACCTGGAGTCATCCACCACCACAGAATTCACTGCCACCTTGGAGTTGACCACTGACCCAGAGTCCCCCACCGACCTGGAGTTGTCCACCACCACGGAGTCCACTGCTGCCCTGAAGTTGACCACTGACCCAGAGTTCTCCACCGATCTGGAATTTTCCACTGACCTGGAGTCCTCCACCGACCTGGAGTTTTCCACTGACCTGGAGTCCACGGCCACCCCAGAGTCAACCACTGACCTAGTCTCCATTGGTGTAGAATCGACCACGGATGTGCATCTTGAGAACACACCAACCTTTG AATTATCTACTGAAGTGGAATCAAACACTGATAGCTCTGAGGAAGCAACTGCTGAGGCTACAG aaaatgtCACTGCCACTTACTCAGAAGAGCCCATGACTAGAGGACCAG AAGAGCCCAGCACCTCCGTGGGAAGCAATGAGTATGTCTAA